One part of the Nitrosopumilus sp. genome encodes these proteins:
- a CDS encoding OB-fold domain-containing protein yields the protein MTIEEQLIEYAKQGKLLTHKCTKCGYLHLSTAYYCLKCGSQGFEDVILDGVGSIATYTIITVAPAGFEKYTPYAFVVLQLDNTDLRISGFMAGIATPEDLPIGTRAHITGFEDGCGIIIKKQ from the coding sequence ATGACTATTGAAGAACAACTAATTGAATATGCAAAACAGGGTAAACTCTTAACTCATAAATGCACTAAATGCGGATATCTTCATTTATCTACTGCCTATTACTGTCTCAAATGCGGCAGTCAAGGGTTTGAAGATGTTATTTTAGATGGTGTGGGCTCAATTGCAACTTATACCATCATTACTGTTGCCCCTGCGGGCTTTGAAAAATATACACCGTATGCCTTTGTTGTACTTCAACTAGATAATACTGATCTGAGAATTTCTGGATTTATGGCAGGAATTGCCACTCCTGAGGATCTTCCGATTGGAACTAGAGCACATATAACTGGTTTTGAAGATGGCTGTGGAATCATCATTAAAAAGCAGTAA